The following coding sequences lie in one Ctenopharyngodon idella isolate HZGC_01 chromosome 11, HZGC01, whole genome shotgun sequence genomic window:
- the fezf2 gene encoding fez family zinc finger protein 2 has product MLTPSWVEMASSLPLETVMSCPRLDERSGATATAAPKSLAFSIDRIMSKTSEPKAEERRGGLEGSEVGKKAVGLCTPIPCMIPIQPFSYDLQAKALMNYSEFWKVNFRGALCTSAAMCKANCGVCSKTDAGIKHSVLPGSRVIKPQVIHQALAMPTNGSLCYFNYLDSAYHQSELLSGHLFSSAIANSQAQAISAHQKLLLLENAKLACVSPEKFPTPQYPHKEHLPGQLDQIVRENNNLTEKNGVKAHSKTNNCSTDGKPKNFTCEVCGKVFNAHYNLTRHMPVHTGARPFVCKVCGKGFRQASTLCRHKIIHTQEKPHKCNQCGKAFNRSSTLNTHIRIHAGYKPFVCEFCGKGFHQKGNYKNHKLTHSGEKQYKCSICSKAFHQIYNLTFHMHTHNDKKPFTCGTCGKGFCRNFDLKKHIRKLHDNTSCLSGGNDSSRGHQN; this is encoded by the exons ATGCTCACACCAAGTTGGGTAGAAATGGCGAGCTCTCTCCCTCTGGAAACAGTGATGTCCTGCCCGAGACTTGACGAAAGAAGCGGGGCCACGGCCACGGCTGCACCCAAGTCCCTGGCCTTTTCCATCGACAGAATCATGTCCAAGACGTCGGAACCGAAAGCGGAGGAGCGCCGTGGAGGACTTGAGGGATCCGAAGTGGGGAAGAAGGCGGTCGGCTTGTGTACACCGATTCCCTGCATGATCCCGATCCAGCCGTTCAGCTACGACCTGCAGGCCAAGGCTTTAATGAACTATTCCGAGTTCTGGAAAGTTAATTTCAGGGGAGCACTATGCACTTCAGCGGCCATGTGTAAAGCCAACTGCGGCGTCTGCAGCAAAACGGACGCGGGCATCAAGCACTCGGTGTTGCCGGGGAGCAGGGTCATCAAACCGCAGGTGATACACCAAGCGCTGGCCATGCCCACCAACGGATCGTTGTGTTATTTCAATTATTTGGACTCTGCTTATCATCAGTCCGAGCTGCTGAGCGGACACTTATTTTCCTCAGCAATCGCGAACTCTCAAGCACAAGCCATAAGCGCGCACCAGAAGCTCCTCTTGTTGGAGAACGCGAAACTTGCGTGTGTTTCACCGGAGAAATTCCCCACACCTCAGTATCCACATAAAGAGCATCTTCCTGGGCAGCTGGACCAGATTGTTCGGGAGAACAACAATCTGACTGAGAAGAACGGAGTGAAAGCGCACAGCAAAACGAATAACTGCTCAACTGACGGGAAACCCAAGAACTTCACGTGTGAAGTTTGTGGAAAG GTCTTCAACGCGCACTATAACCTGACGCGACACATGCCGGTACACACAGGAGCAAGGCCGTTCGTGTGTAAAGTATGCGGGAAAGGTTTCCGGCAGGCCAGCACATTATGTAGACATAAAATCATTCACACACag GAGAAACCTCATAAATGTAACCAGTGTGGAAAAGCTTTCAACAGAAGCTCGACTTTAAACACACATATCCGAATTCACGCCGGCTACAAACCATTCGTCTGCGAATTTTGTGGCAAGGGCTTTCATCAAAAAG gGAATTACAAGAATCACAAACTGACCCACAGTGGCGAAAAACAGTACAAGTGTTCAATCTGTAGCAAAGCCTTCCATCAGATCTATAACCTCACGTTTCACATGCACACGCACAACGACAAGAAGCCCTTCACTTGCGGGACCTGCGGGAAAGGCTTCTGCAGGAACTTTGACTTGAAAAAGCACATACGGAAATTGCACGATAACACCAGTTGTTTATCCGGCGGAAATGATTCTTCCAGAGGACACCAAAACTGA